The nucleotide sequence TGAGCGCTGAGATAACACCTCTAAAAGTGATTTCCACATTAAAGGAATTTAAAGTGTTCTATAGTGTTTTTAAACACAATACCTAGTAAAATGATCTTTGGGTGCAGGTTTTTGTAGGACTTCTAAGCAACTATTTTAAAGTCCCATCCTACCTTTCAACTTCGAAGGATTCAGAGGTGTTAAGGAATATTGAAGCAGGCAGCCCAACCTGTAAAAATTATGCAGAAAATGAATCACCACATAAAAAGTACTAGCAACTCATTGTGCAAGTAAACTACATCCACCAGTAGATGAAATTATTAATGGTGATTTACTTTAGACTTCATCCTCCTTTACATCCAGTATTAAAATCCAGAATCTATTAAGGCATTTCTTaaagcccaaacaaacaaattaataaagaaaaaaatcccacagctctgtgctttcagAAAGTTGGTTTTTTGAgggattttttcccctgaaataaTGAATTTTTAATGTTCCTCAAAGTGTAActtaagcaagaaaaaaaaatactcttttaGCATGGATCATCATCTTGCTCTTACTTTTTCATAGTCATCATCAGAATCATCATCAGGTTGTTTTGGCTTGGAGGGTAGTGCTGGTTTCTCAAATGAGAAGCTTCTAAAACTCTGTCCATCTGGTGGTGATCTCctgtcagaaagagaaaaaaacctgaaggaCATCTCCTTAGGAAAACAGAGCAAACATACAAAACCCACTCAAGGGATAATACAACTGGAACTGCAGAACAAGTTCCAGTTTATCCCTCACATTACAGATGAATTttggtttgaagggacctctgagagGCAAAAAGGCACAAGACTGAGGACAAGAGGGGTGCTGGAGGTAATGGAAACATGTTGATGTGAATCTGAGGAACCTGTCTGACAGAGTTAACTAACACAGTTGTGGAGTTTCATACTTACTGTAACTGGGGACATGACCTCTCTGCTCTAGTCTTGATTGCAGGAGGCTGGTGGCTTGGCACAGGTGGTTTTGGGAGCACTGGTGGTACAAACAGTCCAGGTTTACCAGGTTCTCTTGGCACTCTGGGCTCTACTGGTTTTTCAGTCAGCTGTGACAGCTTGGGTTTATTGCTCGGTACTGGAGGAGGAGTCCGTGGTGAAAGGTTTAAGGTTTTTAGCTTCTCACATCCTTCTGAAGTAGCAAGGACTTGAGCTAGAGGCAGAGGCTCTGGAGGCAATGAGCAAGACTCTTTGGCACACGCAGGCTTTTTGAAGAGAGGGGGCACAGGGGGCAGCTGTTCACTGGGTCTCCGGCTGGGGGAGAGCATCTTTAGGTGAGGCTCAGCTCGGCACTGCAGCTGGGGTTCCCTGGTGTGTAAGAGATCCTCCACTTTGATCTCAGGCAAGCTTCTTTtaggaggtggtggtggcactGGTGGGGAAGGTTTGCCAGCGAAGGAGTTTGCCCTTGATTCTGAGTAAGTGACTTTTCTGACATGAGGAACTGGTGGAGGAGGGTAGGCTGGGGGCAGGACCATATCTACagaagaaaacccccaaaacacacaTATGACACACTGAGGGGAAGTGCATTACATCAGAGAGCTTTTCACACTTGTTTTCTGATATTCTGTCAGCATCTGGTCTGACACTACCtaagatattgataagcatttaACTTCCAGCACAATTAGCTATAGTAAACTCCTGCAGTTTTGACTCGGGCATGGCTTCTAATGACTTAGCAAAGAGTTTTCTGtttgctaaaaataaaaaagctacACTAAAAGCATTGCCTCTGCTCCAGACTGACCACCACACACAGGTCCTTCCAGGGCAGGAAAACATGCACTTAGAGGCATACAATGCTTCTGGTAAATTATTGCTGCTGTTACTAAGAACTTTTGACCCTAAATACCTCTCAACATTAAATACTGTGCATTCCTTCAGTCATTTTATCACCTGCAATGCTTTAGACACAACCAAGCCAAAAGGATAATCTGGCATTCTACATGAATCTTGCCTTCCCTGGGGACTTTcctgaagggaaagaaagaaatcccaTACCATCTTTCACTATGTCCGAGGTATCTGGCTGCAGGTAAgactcctcctcttcctcctggtcGTAATCTGCAGATAAAAATCAATCTGTCAGATGCTGACAAGTACTCCTGGAACCAAGGGAGGGTATTGAGTATCTATTGCTTTTTAACAAATATTTGCCAGTTGAATTTTAAAAgaggtaaataaataaataaataaataaaggtttGGTCCACTTCTCTGCTGTCTGGGACTGGAGTTTGCTTATATTCTGATGTCAGTTAAGAAAGCCACTACTTACAACAGTGGGAGATGAACTACATTGCACATTAAATTTTATCCATCTTTGAAGTTACTATTTACTTTCTGATGGCACTTTCTAGTGTTACAACCTTCCTGAGAAAAAATTCCTGTCATCTGCAGAGATGCACTGGCAAAAccagttgggaaaaaaaacaaataatccCCCAAACCTAACCTCAACCTTAATCTTAACAAAGAAACATGTAAGAATTTTGCAATACAGAAGTCTAGTGACTACAAGACAAATAACTCTTTTGCCTTGCTCTGGCAACAACACAATGCATCACACTGTAGTTTCAATGCAGACTTTAAGTCAGAATGATCaaggtatgaaaaaaaaaatgctgcttctaGGCAGTGATTTCTCCTCACTGGCTACAATAAGAGCCTCAAGGACAATAGGCAGCACAGAATgtttagggctggaagggacctcgaaagatcatctagtccaacccccctgccagatgGATTTTAAAAGGTAAGAGTAATTGGTAAAAATCAGTTAGCTCTTCTAGTTTTCCTAATTTTCATTCTGCTAGGCTTCCTGACACAATTCCTATGGcattccctccttccctcccacaaGCACAGAAGGTACTGCAGTCAACCCTACATGCAGTGCTGATGAGGgtttcctctgctttgcagtAACTGAACCGGATTTCCTAGAGATTCACAGAGGTTTGTGTCCTAGCCTGGAAAAACAGCCCAGCATTTCCTCTCAgcaaaggagagcagcagctccggTCAGCCCTACCCTCAGACAGGGCAGGTGGGAAAATGCCTGGTGAAGGAACTCTGTTGAAGCTTGAGGCAAGGATCCTCAGGTTGGATTTTACTAACACATCTTTACCATGTCTTTTTACTAATGGTTTAGGGCTCCTGCTTTAAAATTACAACTACACACcttgagaaaaaataaaatgtatatttacaAATTGGATCAGTCTGCTTACGCCCTGGGAATAATTCCTGCAGAATTCAGAAGCAGCACATAAGCAAATAAATCTTATTGGTAAGTGAGTTTGTCACCTTCATTTTCTGCTGAATGATGAGAATACTTGATGTCAATGGGACGTTCTACTGAGCCATAGAAACTGTCTGCATCAGAGCCAGagtcactgaaaaagaaaagccagagAACTTCTGCATCACTGTGTGGGTCTTGGGACAGTGAAGATGACTGTCAtagagctgcagcactgcaaaggaacactggaaaagcagaaataatctATTCTTGTTTCCCAGTTAACAGCCAGATATgtagctgctttgcttttaatgCTTTTAAATGTCATCTTTGTGTAAAACAACGTTCTTTTagtaaaagatttatttttgtctATGCAGTATGAAAGGCCTTTCATGCTTGCGCTTTACTGTACATGGTTTTATTTAAGAATAAATTACTTCTAGGTGCCAGAGCCTAAAAAACACTGTCAAGAGCTAGTGAAAAAGGGATGAAAAGCAAATGATTAAGGGGTTATACCTGAATTCtgttattgtttcttttttctcatgGTAGTGATCAATTTCCTTCCTCAAGGATAGCATCCAATtctaaataagaataaaaacacAATATTCAACACATCCATCTTTAAATCATTCATCAAAGATACACAGGATCTGTCCTCTGTAACAACAGGGTAATTGCAAGGAACCTACACTGAAGCAGTATTTATCCCTGACTTTGGGGTGACAACTTACCAGTAAAATGTTTGACTAGATAAAATGCTGCAAGAACAGAATCAAACACTACaactttcagtttgaaaatttCAAGCTGTTATTTCCAAACTCAGCTACTTCTTCATTGTATGTTTACGGGCGATAGATTTCATTGAACAGCTTCTCTACTTTATCAAAGGCTTAACATACAAATATTTGTTCCCTgactaaaaataaagaaaaaacccaTGCCATTGAGTATGTCACTTACAGCCATTCCCTAAATCACAACTTGAACTAATGCTAACTGCATAGTTGAAACTTGAGACATGATGTTCAGAGAAGCCCAAACTCCAGTGACAGCTGTGTGTCCAGTTCATTTAGATCTTAGGGGATTCCAAGATTCACTTTCTTCTCCAAGGACAATTAAACTGAAGAAGGTTACCTTTCGTTCATCTTCAGAAGAAGCTGAGAAAAACCACGTCCTGTGCTTCTTGCTAATGTGAACTAACTTGAAAGGAAACACATTGCTTGATGTTGTCTCCTCAGCTGCCCGCATAACCCTGAGAAACAGAACCACCAGTAGATAAAAACCTTCAGCTGTAAGGTTAGTTCTGCTGTGCAAGTCACAAAGCTCTGCTAGAAAGCAGTTCAACTGACCAATTCTGCCTTACAGAAATAACCTCCAAACCCAGGAAAATAGCATAAACCCCTCATGTGTGCATCTGTAGTACTTCTCCATTCAGAAGCACAGGTGGCAGAAAGCCACTCCTGTCAGGAGTGCTGACAGGCAACAGGGCACTAGTTGAAGCACCAGCAGACTTGGAAATAGATGTTTTGACCTGTCCCATAGTTTCGATGAATTGCATTGAATCCATTACCTCTGGATGTGCAAAGTCTGCATGAAGTCAGTAGCAAGAGTTAACCCACTGCATTTTAACAGAGGAAGCCTATACACTTGCAAAGCATGTGGAACATCACATACACAATTTCAAAGGAATACATCTCTTGGGATCCCAGATCAGTGCTTAACCCAAACAACAGATGTAGCTGttagaaaagaaaatcctgCATTAAGTAAA is from Indicator indicator isolate 239-I01 chromosome 23, UM_Iind_1.1, whole genome shotgun sequence and encodes:
- the SH3BP2 gene encoding SH3 domain-binding protein 2; translation: MPERGHKLLMALSSQRKQSFGETVSRRTMCRSATRTMASQEQVWPVPMKAIGAQNLLTMPGGVTKSGYLHKKGGTQLQILKWPLRFVIIHEGCIYYFKSSTSASPQGAFSLNGYNRVMRAAEETTSSNVFPFKLVHISKKHRTWFFSASSEDERKNWMLSLRKEIDHYHEKKETITEFSDSGSDADSFYGSVERPIDIKYSHHSAENEDYDQEEEEESYLQPDTSDIVKDDMVLPPAYPPPPVPHVRKVTYSESRANSFAGKPSPPVPPPPPKRSLPEIKVEDLLHTREPQLQCRAEPHLKMLSPSRRPSEQLPPVPPLFKKPACAKESCSLPPEPLPLAQVLATSEGCEKLKTLNLSPRTPPPVPSNKPKLSQLTEKPVEPRVPREPGKPGLFVPPVLPKPPVPSHQPPAIKTRAERSCPQLQRSPPDGQSFRSFSFEKPALPSKPKQPDDDSDDDYEKVGLPASIFLNTSESFEVERTFKANSPRGQPQNGLYCIRNSSTKPGKVLVVWDETAEKVRNYRIFEKDCKFYLDSDFMFLNMGSLVEYYSTHILPSHDSLMLRCPYGYSTPR